The DNA window CACCTGTTTTGGCATTTTGTTGAAAGTGCCAGGAATATAATCGGTGGTGTGCTTCTGGAATAACAGTTTTAATTGCTTTCCTAATCGATTTGTCACCATCTGTTAGAACTGATACAGGCTTCTTCCTGAACATTGCCGATATGAATGTCTAAATTATCCAAATGTAGTTATCAGCATTTTCCTCTGACATCAGTGCACAAGCAAAGACACAGGTTCGGAAATGATTGTTTACCCTCAGCAAGAATAACCAATGGCTTGTGATATTCATTCATCTTGTATGTTGAATCAAATATCAATACATCTCCAAAATAACGGTAATCATCTCGAGACCGTGAATCCGCCCAAAAAAGAGTGCGCAGTCTACTGTCGTCATCCAATTGGTACAAATAATAAAACATCGGATCATTAGCTTGCTTTCCAGCCAAGAATGCAACTACACATTCTGCATCGCCATCagcaatttctttcttcctctcagCATCTATCTTGTTGTATAGATCTTTCAACATGAATCTCAAATTGCTTTACCCACCGGCTTGCAAcataaaaaatttcatgatCTGACTAGTTCTGGCACCCATCCTTCGCAAGCTTCTGGCTAGAGCATAATCTGCATCATTCACAGCTCTATGTGATCGCAAGAATTGGACACTTGATTTGCTTGCTAATGGGTGATTGTGTTCTTTCCAAAAGTTGGTTACAACATAAACTTCATCACTGGGCTTGTACTTTATCCGAAAACAAGCTTTGCAATTTGTTCTAAAGTCGGGTTTTGCCTCCCTCTGTCTATTTTGAAGATTTCTCCATTTTGGATTGCGCTCTCCTTCACACGAGCACACCCATTTTTTGTATTTCACAATCTCACTGTCAAACATCTTGAAATCACTTTTACGGATGCTAAACCCAATTGCTCTTGCGTATGTGTTGTAAAATAGCTCGGCATGTGACTCGGACGGAAATGTCATTTTCATCACTTCATCACTCTCAATGTCATCCACGCAAAATTGATCGAAGGCGATATCAATTGCAGTGCTCTTGACATTTTCTTCACCCCCAGTCTCTCTACTGCCATTTCCTTCCACATCTACATATGGGTCTTCTGGATATTCATTTAAATTTAACATTGATTGTCTTCCACACATGCCTCCACcatcttccattttttttcctacaaAACAAAAGATTGCTTAGTATATAGCATTCACGTACTGCCAGAATTGGTATTCAATGCTCAAATCCTTTTTACTACATTTTATTCCCACGTAAACAGACTTAGTACTTCAACTTCACATGATATATGAATTCAAAAATATAAACACGCCGCTTTTAAACTTCACTTCTTCCACAAAATTCATAATTAAATTAATTATACAAAAAAATGTAATACAtgtcattcctttttttttcttttaaaaaaaaattagttaaatCTTTAAATTTAGTCCTACcaaagaaaaaacaatggaGTAGCAGGAAAAAAACATTGACTAATTTACGACTCCAGACTTAGTAATAGGATTTAAAGTCTTAAAAGAGGTTTTTATGTTAATTATCCACCATTTTCTCCCACTACCTTACTTACAATAAAAGTCATAAATGGACGAAAATAGTTTACTCTTTCATCTGGACACAAACTCATTCATAATTTGGTTGGTTGTTTTCTTCCAATACTTTCTCGCTGATAATTTATTCCGATTCTTTCTTCCAAATTTACATACATGAAAACTATGTCCTTACATAGTTTTTATTGTCTATCACATTCCTCtattaatattttaaattattattatgaCATCAAATCCATGTCCTTGACGGAACCAATAGTCAAATAGTGACCCAAAACTTagtgaaaataattaaacacaaaattagtTGCATAAAAATTGACTATTTTGTACTTCGTAAAAATTAATCAGACAAAGAGATGCATATCCCACCGCATAATGCAAGACCCACAGATAACATTTTCCTCTAACATTAGTGATTTATCTAATTATTTAAAAAACACAAACGTGGTCTTTatcaaaatttaataaatattactTACCTTCTTTTCAATTTTGGGAGGTTTTCTTTGTTGATTTTCCGCCTACTTTTCTTCCATATACATTGTGATGGATCCTTGCCATTCTTGAACAATTTATAGTATAGGTTCAAAGTAATGCCATTTATTATTCACAACAAccattttcattcattaaatttttaataactCATTTCCAAAAGCTTGAGTGGCTGTTGGTGAAGGCATTGAATGCAACTTGGACAGCATACCTTGGCACTAATCCTCGGATAATCTAGTTGCTGTACAACTAGATTGAATTTTGTCTGATACAAATTCGTTGGGAAGACCATAAATTTTAAAGACGTGGACGGTACAATACAAGAATATGCACTTTTGTTTCTGTAAGCCAGGCCCCActtctttcattttttaataCACATGTTCCCGGTTATGCATCTACAACAACCGGTCATAACCCAAGGCAGAAATAGGACATTTTATATGAATATTTATTTCATCAATCATTGCACTTATCATTTGTTGAGTTGTCACTCCCACATTGAACAAAGATAAATACTACACGTCTAGTATTGAGACAAATACTAGATTGCAGATGGATCCAAAATTCTAATGTCATCTAATGTAGTACAATACACTTCATTCCCAATTTTTCTGACCACATTTATTAATCAATTTACAAAAAGTAGACTAACTAATTGAGGAGGCATTTgttaaaataagtattttcaAAACATACTTAATCGAAAAAAAgttcaaaataccaaaaaagaATACGTTCAAAACATGACTTATACTATTTtctagccaaaaaaaaaaaacttgaaatgTTCACCTAACAGATAATGAGGCGCATAGTTTGTTTATCACACTATGTTCATATTTAATGTGCatctttttttaataaatatttaCTAATAAGAGTAATCAATACAGCACTAAAATTAGTATTAATTGAGGGATACATGAAGAAAGTATTAAGTAAAAATAATTGCATTAACTACACAAACTTACCCTTCTTAATCTGCGTCAAGATGGAAATGGCCTATTTTTACGTCGCTGAATGCGTATTTAACTAGACAACATCTGCACACCTAACCAACTCtttagaaaataaattacaTTCTTAATCACATAGGCCACAGCAGCTGGTCAACTATGGCTCTCTCACGAACGATTCGTATGATCGTCATCCAGACCATTCTCTGGATCCTGTTACCATTCTTCTGCATCTACAAGTTCCTGATGTTTTTCTACAGATACTTTTCAACCGAAGACATCAAGGGAAAAGTAGTTCTAATCACAGGTGCATCATCAGGAATTGGAGAGGTACGTTCAAATCCATGATTTTGTTCTCACGGTTCCATTTCGGTCGCTCTTGATCATTTGTGATTACCATTTACCATCCCATCAAGTTCTAGAAGAATGATGAATATTCATATGGATGCAGCACTTGACATATGAATATGCCAAAAGAGGAGCTTGTCTAGTTATTGTTGCCAGGAGGGAGAATCTCCTCAAGGAGGTGGCAGAAAATGCCCGGAAACTTGGCTCGCCGGACGTTGTCCCCATATGTGCAGATGTACTCAAGGTCGATGACTGCAAGAGATTTGTTGAGGAAACAGTTGACCATTTTGGCAGATGTAAGTATTTCCATCACCAACTTTTGCAAGAAGCGTATAGAGTTTTACAAAAGAGCCTAATCACTAATCAGTTTATTTGCAGTGGATCATGTTGTCAATAATGCCGGAATTGTCTCCATGTGCTTAATTGAAGATGCAGCTGACATTACAAACCTCCAACCTGTTATGGTAATTAACCGTCATGAGTTGACTGTTTAGAGAGTGTAGGAATCAATCTATTAAACCAAGTTCCATGTACTTCGAATTTTCAGGATGTGAACTTCTGGGGATCAGTTTATCCGACTTACTTTGCAATTCCTCACCTGAAAAGGTCCAAGGGATCCATCTTGGTTAATGCATCATCAGCTGCAGTTTTGAGCCCACCAGGATTGAGCATCTATTCTGTAAGATACTTTGCATGAGCTTATTCTGTTCTGGACGTATTTGGCTTTCTTTTCAGGTAAACTGTTCGAAAATGTCGTAGTATATAATTGATTTTTCAGGCAAGTAAAGCGGCTTTGGTCAGCTTCTACGAGACGATGAGAGTTGAACTAGCTTCTGAAATCTCTATAACAATTGCAACTCTTGGTCCTGTAGAGTCAGAGATTACCAAAGGGAAACACATGACCAAGCATGGAACTACAGAATTTGACTCAGAGTTGGTAAATGTAAGACATCTGATCATATAGTTTataaaaagtttgaaagttcTCTTGGGTAATTAGGTACTTCAACAATATAATCAAAAAGAGAAGTTCATCTAAAATGAGCAATTCATTGAATATTGTGGTGATTATGTTTTTGTGCAGGTTTTTTTAGATGCTGATCAGCTGCCAGCCATGAGCTCCCCTGATTGTGCAAAAGCAATGGTGGACTCGGTATGCCGGAAAGAAAGATATGTGACAGTACCCAAATGGTGCAAGGTCCTATTCCTGCTGAAGATATTATGTCCTGAACTAATTGAATGGGCTAGCTACCAACACTGCTTGAAGATAAAATCCTGGGGAGCAAAGGCTACTCCAGTGCCTCCTCGTTCACAAAGTAAATCAGACTAGCTGCAGTTTTTGGCTGTAGCGTGCAAACTCTAGATAATCTTTTTCCTAATGAAGTCATCATCCCAGCACAAGCCATGAAAAGCCGGTGATCATTGTCGTTGGAGTCGGCAATTGGTTCTATTTTTGCGTGACGAAACATGCAAATTAAGTGTCTGTTTTGGGACATTGTTTTTCATGGAGAAGCAAAAATTCTTGGTTATATTCATCAGTGTAACAGCTTATATTAGATCATATAGAGAGAACAGAGGTGGAAGATTCATAACACGAAAGCTGACATCTTTAAACAGTTCACAGACACTAACCATTCCGTTGTTCAAATCAGGTCATCATGCTTCATTCTAAAACtacaatttgataaaaatggtttCAAGTTAGATGATTTACTTTGTTTGGATTCTTCATTTGGGAATTGAATTTCAATTATATAGACGCCAAGAAGGAGAAGACTTGGGCGAGCGTGAGGTGCAGTGGCTGctagtctttttttttctgggatGAGATGGCTGCTAGAATTTTTGTTTCATCTTTCACTGAAAAATAGTCAGGTGATAGGACAAAGGAAGGAAACTTGAAACATCGCACAAAGGGGAACTACCACTAATTATCATAAACCCCAGGAAACGCCTGTTAACTTGTTCCTGATAAGATTCTCCTATTTTTCTGACAATCTCCCTCTGCTCTTTTAAAAAATGGCAACCAGTCAAACCAGAGAGATTCAAAATAACAGCAGCAATATTTTTTTTACTACAAAGTAACCAACCTCAAAATGGTATCAAAACACTTAAAAATCTTACCAAAGCAACTTTATACTAGCGCATCGGGTGAATAGCAACAACTTTAGCTACTTAGCATGATGTCAATCAAGGGAATGGTACACTTTCGAAACATTCCAGAAGGGTATTCCACAAATTAGATTCAAGGCCAAAGTAGTGGTAATATTTTGCAGTGGTATCCAATTGCTCATCAGCACCTGATTTTGCAAGAATACTCTTCAATGGATCAGAACTTTCATATTACTATCTTGACCTGACAATGACATGTTGAATAGTGGATCGTTGCTTAACATGGCCAGtgtaagtattccttcttaccAGTTACTACTACCTAGCTAGTAAAAGCTGAGACCTCTAACTCCACATTAACCTGACTCTAATATATCCAAAGCTTAAAGGGAGAGGCGAAACAACCTAAAAATGCAAAATCAACCAATAACAAAAACCAACGTTTTATACAGCATTTTCCTAAGCTGGTACCGGACACTTTTGAAGTTTTAAGGCTCAGATATGTCTAAATTAGGTCAGGGAAACAGAAAGTGACGCCGCCATGGCTGCAACACCGGTTGCAACGTGACGTGAGGGAAACACTGAAAATTAAAACAGACAGAGGACCCAACCCCAGAAAGAGGGATGGATCCTCTCAAACCCCTCCTCTCCCCCTCTCCCTCACATTTGCCATCCGGGTTGCCCAGCCAAGATACGGGTCGGATTTGCCTCAAACACACTGACCATTTGCTCTACAAGTTAAATCATCACAGCCCTCTTGTTGCCTTAGAAgcagatgaagaagaagaagaagaaggacaAGGGTCAGTCATGTCAAGAAGAAGCAAGACGTTAGAGATCATTAAGGCTCCGTTTGGTTCGCAGGAAAGTCACATGGGAGTATTAAAGTCATTAGCTGAGAAAAGAACTGTTCCACGAAGAAGGGCTGTTGGTTTTCAAAAGAGCGAGAAGAAATCACAGGCAGAGAAAAGGAGATGGGCAACCACCCTCACAGAAATCCCAATCCCTCTGTTCGCCTCATTTTCTTAGAGAGCTGAAAATGTTAAAGCATCGTTGGATGAGGGGTTAGATATAtagggaaaaatgcacttttcatcctcaaagtttgggGCCTTGACCAATTTTATCCTCAATGTTTAACcccaaacacatttcatcctcaatgTTCCGTAATTTTgaccaattaaggacaattgacgggaaTTGGAGGACAAATCAAAAATTGGGACGGAACTTTGCACGTGAGAAGCACAATTCGTTAGATCCAACTTTATACCCAATATAACCGGGTCAAACCGAATGGATCCATTTTTTCTAACggacaaaaatgcacaaaatagcaaaacgaaaggaaaaaagCTTCTgtcttctccttctttcttctccgtTGTCAGCCCTAAAAATTTTTGTGCCAATCTTTCCATCCACTTTTCGAGCATCTGCTAGCAAGAAGGAGGGCATAGACGGCATCCGTGGAGCATTTTAGGTGAAGAAAAATATGACATTGCGGAAGAAAGAGCTCCACATTTGTCCACCCCCAAATTACGGTATTTATATCCAAAATCAACAACTACATTGCATAAAGATATGTGTTTTTTTGGAGAAGGAAACCTGATATGTGGTCCCTTGTGTTTGTACTGTTTCCCCACTACAATTTACGGCtattttttttccagatttggccATTTGCATGAGgtataaataaatcaaaaaatttgtcTTGGTTTGATTATTATAGTGTGAATGTGGTCCCTTATGTCTGATGATAGTTGCCGATTGACTATAAATTTGTGGTGAGAGTGACTAATAAACAATAATACTTGGTATATTTTGCCGGCCATGTGTATCTGGCCATGTGTATGGAAAAAGTGAAAGTGGTCCTTGTTTGGTAGTTTTTGTGTGGGTCAACAATTTGTTATGCTGAAATGAtgaagcatttttttttcctgaagaGTCTGATctatattattttcttttctttaaccaGAAACGGGCAGCACATTTATTACATTAAGATGTCACCATGGAGGCCTCATTTCATATACTCCTGATCCCCATTACGAAGGTGGAGATTTGTGTGTGTTTGACTATGTTGAGAGTATAGGTCTAAGTGTTTTTGAAGTGGATAGATTAACTGAGAGTGCTGGTGTATATGGTCATAAGGTGTACTATGGTTGGGAAAATAACACCTTTAGGAGGATAGACAGCAGTAGGGAGTTAAATGGTTATGTTAAGGGGGAGGTTGGACCAACTAAGGAAGTTAACTTATATCTTGAagtatcttttcatgaaattcTAGTGCAACAACTTGGTTATGATCCGTATGAGGTAGATGAGACAGAAAATGAACTCCAAAATGGTGATGGTAACAATAATATTAGGGATGAAGGTCAAGGAAGGTGTGCTGCTAATAATTGTGATAATGATTCTGACGCAAGTGATGAGACTTTTTTTTCAGCTATTGATTCAGATTATGAAATAGGTGATGATGCTGATGATGGTATATTTCATGATAATGTTGACAAAAATGCTGAATGGTTGGGAGTAGATAATCACAGGAAAGAAAATGTGGTTCCTGATCCTTTGAATGAAGCAGAGGTGGTTCCTGATTCTGATGAAACAGAACAGGTTCCTGATTCtgaatctgattttgaaagCATTCATGAGTCTGATGATGAAGAGTCTAAATTGAGGTCTCGTACTTTTGATCCTAAGCATATTGACAATCCAAAATTAGAGCTGTATATGTCCTTCACAAGTCTGAAACTTTTCAAGACTGCTGTACATAATTATAGTGTGAAACAAGGCAGGCCTTGTAAGTTTGTGAAACAAGATAGAGTGAGGGTGAGGGCTAGATGCAGAAATAGTGAATGTAATTGGGTTATATATGCTAGAAAATTAAGTGGGGATGGAACTATTCAAATAAGAACATTTGAAGATAATCACACATGTGGTTTTACATATGATAATCCTCTTGTGCATTCTGGATGGGTAGCTAAGAAGTACTGTGAAGAGTTTAGGTGTAATCCTAAATTAGATTTGGAGCATTTTAGGAAGACAGTAATGAAAGAAAATAGGTGCTCCTTCACAAAAAATCAAACATATAGGACAAGGAGAAAAGCAATGAAAATTGTTCAGGGCAGTGAAAAGGACCAGTACAGCAAATTAGGAGTTTATATGCATGAAATTCTAAGATCCAACCCTGGTAGCACTGTTATAATGAAAACTGTTGATGGCTTTAGAGACTCAAAAACAGGGAAAGGCAGATTTGAGAGGCTGTACATTTGTTTTGCTGGAGTGAAGCATGGTTTCCTAACTGGATGTAGGCAATTTATTGGAGTAGATGGTACTTTTTTGAAAGGATCAGTAGGAGGAGTTTTGCTAGCAGCTGTTGGAGTTGATGCTAATAATGGCATTTTTCCAATAGCATATGCTGCAGCAGAGGGTGAAAGTAAGGACTCATGGTGCTGGTTCTTCAAACTATTGAAAGAAGATTTGAAGATTGAAAAGGATTATGAGTGGACAATAATGAGTGACAAACAAAAAGGTCTAATTGAAGCATGTgatatgatttttccaaatGCAGCCCACAGATTTTGTGTGAAACACTTGCACAATAACTTTTCATCTGCTGGTTTCAAAGGAGAAGGTTTGAGGAGAGCGTTATGGACTGTTGCCAAAGCAACAACACCAGCTCAATTCAGTAGCAGAATGGAAGCAATGGCTGAAATTGATATAGAGGCAGCCAGGTGGTTTGATGGCAAACCACCAAGTCAATGGAGCAGAGCTTATTTTAGCACTCATCCTAAATGTGCTATGTTATTGAATAATATCTGTGAGTGCTTCAACAGCAAAATTCTTGATGCTAGGGAGAAGCCAATAATTGAAATGTTTGAAACAATACGGTTGTACATGATGCAGAGAATGCAAAAAAATAGGGATCTGGCCAAAGAGAAGTGGCAGACTTATCCTTATTGCCCCAGAATTCTTCACATTATGCAGAAAAATGTAGATAGAGCACCTGACTGTTTTCCATTCAAGTCAAATGATGATCTTTATGAAGTCAGTTGCCCATATGGTGACCAATATGCAGTGAACATCAAGGAGCAAACATGCTCTTGCAGAAAATGGGAATTAACAGGTATTCCCTGTCCCCATGCCATTGCTGCATTGTGGATGGCTAAAAAGGATCCTCTGCTATATGTTTCAAAATGGTATACAGTGGAGACATATATGAAGTGCTATGAAGGATCAGTGTGTCCCATGAATGGAGAAAGTGAATGGGGGCTTACTGATGTTGGTGAAGGTCCTTTACCACCCTTATATGGGAGAGCACCTGGAAGGCCTAAAAAGCTGAGAAGGAGAAGTGCAGAGGAGGTTCAACAAGCCAAGGAAAAAACTAAGAAGAAGGTGACAAGAGTGGGACAGATTAACAAGTGTAGATACTGTCATCAAAGGGGACATAATATGAGGTCCTGCAAGCTTCTCAAAGATGCTCAAGATCCTGCAGTTGCAGAAACTGATATTAGTTCAAGCCAAGTTGCTGCTTCTACCAACAATCCAGCTAGCCAAGATGGAAAAAAAGTTGTAAGTTGTTTTGATGACTTGTTACAGCTATCTTTGCTATTTGGTATATAAATGACATGTTTTCCTTTTAAACTGTAGGGaacaaagaaaaccaagaagCCTGCTGCTGAGtcttcaaataaaagggtagaaaaaCCTGCtacatcttttgatttttctgtcTTTATGCAATTTGATTTTTGCTATCTCACTGTTTTGTGCAGAAGAGACATAGACATACAAGAAGAGTTGCAGCTGCAGTTTGTAATGATGATTCAAACATTGAACATCAACAGGATGCTGAGCCACTGGTTGAGATTGACATAACATCCTCTGCCCCAGATCAAGTAGACCAGGATATGTTCGAAGTGTTTGGGCTGTCAAGGTCTCAAGTGAAATATAGCACCAAGGAACCCAGAACACAAACTAAAGAACAAGTACAGATGCCCTTCAGGATTAGAGATGTTCATATGCATGTTGCTGCTGCTGGCAAGGCAGATTTAAGTGTTCCTAGTTCATCTAGATCGAAGGGAAAGGAGAAAGTACTGTGATAGGAGAAACAACATGCTGAATTTTCTTCAAGCCAAGCTGCTTTTGTTCAAGCCAAGTTGCTGCTTTTGTAATTAGTGAATGACTTTTGTTGTTTCAACTTTTGCTTTGCCTAGTAATTATGGAAGTGCAAGCTGTAATGTGATAGCTGGCTTTATTTCATTTATGGACCCATGT is part of the Coffea eugenioides isolate CCC68of chromosome 6, Ceug_1.0, whole genome shotgun sequence genome and encodes:
- the LOC113775637 gene encoding 11-beta-hydroxysteroid dehydrogenase 1B-like is translated as MALSRTIRMIVIQTILWILLPFFCIYKFLMFFYRYFSTEDIKGKVVLITGASSGIGEHLTYEYAKRGACLVIVARRENLLKEVAENARKLGSPDVVPICADVLKVDDCKRFVEETVDHFGRLDHVVNNAGIVSMCLIEDAADITNLQPVMDVNFWGSVYPTYFAIPHLKRSKGSILVNASSAAVLSPPGLSIYSASKAALVSFYETMRVELASEISITIATLGPVESEITKGKHMTKHGTTEFDSELVNVFLDADQLPAMSSPDCAKAMVDSVCRKERYVTVPKWCKVLFLLKILCPELIEWASYQHCLKIKSWGAKATPVPPRSQSKSD